A stretch of the Polaribacter pacificus genome encodes the following:
- a CDS encoding proline dehydrogenase family protein, which yields MKLFNNTEVAFTLKSDSQLERAYFLFKMIQSQPMVRIGTAVTNFALKAHLPVEGLIRSTVFDHFCGGVTEEDCLPNIKNMYTKHVHSILDYSVEGKETEDQFDLALNKTLKTIEFGTENKAIPFAVFKPTGFGRFALYQKLTEGKELTTDEKSEWLRVVERYHTVCKSAVAHDIPLLIDAEESWMQGAADVLIEELMEQYNTEKAIVFNTLQMYRHDRMDYLKNLHQKAHQKGFHIGMKVVRGAYMEKERARAEEMGYDSPICVDKNATDDNYNEAISYMVEHPNMAVFAGTHNELSSYLLMELAEKSQIDKGDKRLWFGQLYGMSDNISFNLANEGYNVAKYLPFGPVRDVMPYLIRRAEENTSVAGQTSRELNLIKTEKQRRKTL from the coding sequence ATGAAGCTTTTTAACAACACAGAAGTTGCTTTTACATTAAAATCTGATTCTCAATTAGAGCGAGCATATTTTTTATTTAAAATGATCCAAAGTCAGCCGATGGTACGTATAGGTACGGCCGTGACTAATTTTGCTTTAAAAGCACATCTACCCGTAGAAGGCTTAATTAGATCGACAGTTTTTGATCATTTTTGTGGAGGTGTGACCGAAGAGGATTGTTTGCCGAACATTAAAAATATGTACACCAAACATGTACATTCTATCTTAGATTATTCAGTCGAAGGTAAAGAAACAGAAGATCAGTTTGATCTTGCTTTAAATAAGACCCTAAAAACCATCGAATTTGGTACAGAAAACAAAGCCATCCCTTTTGCTGTGTTTAAGCCTACGGGTTTTGGACGTTTTGCTTTGTATCAAAAACTAACAGAAGGAAAAGAATTAACTACGGATGAAAAATCAGAATGGCTACGCGTTGTAGAGCGCTACCATACGGTTTGTAAATCAGCTGTTGCACATGATATACCATTGTTAATCGATGCAGAAGAAAGCTGGATGCAAGGAGCAGCAGATGTGTTAATCGAAGAGTTGATGGAGCAGTACAATACAGAAAAAGCGATTGTTTTTAATACGCTTCAGATGTACAGACATGATCGTATGGACTATTTGAAAAACTTACATCAAAAAGCTCATCAAAAAGGATTTCATATTGGAATGAAAGTAGTTCGCGGTGCTTATATGGAAAAGGAGCGTGCAAGAGCAGAAGAAATGGGCTATGATTCTCCAATTTGTGTTGATAAAAACGCTACGGATGACAATTATAACGAAGCCATTTCTTATATGGTTGAACATCCAAATATGGCTGTATTTGCTGGGACTCACAATGAGCTTAGTTCTTATTTGTTAATGGAATTAGCAGAGAAGAGTCAAATAGATAAAGGCGATAAACGCTTGTGGTTTGGACAGTTGTACGGAATGAGTGACAACATCAGTTTTAATTTGGCAAATGAAGGATATAATGTAGCAAAATACTTACCTTTTGGTCCGGTAAGAGATGTGATGCCCTATCTAATTAGAAGAGCAGAAGAAAATACATCTGTTGCAGGTCAGACCAGCAGAGAGCTAAACTTGATCAAAACAGAAAAACAACGCAGAAAAACCTTGTGA
- the aroB gene encoding 3-dehydroquinate synthase codes for MKSIQASSYPIHFQELGYKSLETILAQNTYSSLFILVDENTMEYCYPKFMANLHTDLPIEVIEIEAGEIHKNLETCMGVWSALTELNADRHSVLITLGGGVITDLGGFVAATYKRGIDFINVPTTLLSMVDASVGGKTGVDLGVLKNQIGLFANPQMVLVDPEYLETVTAREIRSGTAEIIKYGITYDQNLYQQIKKNNKLNITKLIHKSIEIKNEVVLQDPKEKHLRKILNFGHTIGHAVESYFLESQEKENLTHGEAIAIGMVCETYISSVLFDFPKSELQEFKEMILSIYGKIPIDTREYSAIMDLLKHDKKNNGGQVNFVLLNDIEKYEIDCKVPEDLIIASLNYYRS; via the coding sequence ATGAAATCAATACAAGCCAGTAGCTACCCTATTCATTTTCAGGAACTTGGATACAAATCACTTGAAACCATATTAGCACAAAATACCTATTCATCTCTCTTTATATTGGTTGATGAAAACACAATGGAATATTGCTATCCAAAATTTATGGCAAATTTACATACAGATCTGCCTATAGAAGTCATAGAAATTGAAGCTGGAGAAATTCATAAAAACTTAGAAACATGTATGGGTGTTTGGAGTGCTTTAACAGAGCTAAATGCAGATCGTCACAGTGTGCTAATTACTTTGGGTGGTGGTGTGATTACTGATCTTGGAGGTTTTGTGGCTGCTACTTACAAAAGAGGTATTGATTTTATCAATGTACCTACCACATTGCTAAGTATGGTTGATGCTTCGGTTGGCGGTAAAACAGGAGTAGATTTGGGTGTTTTAAAAAACCAAATAGGGCTTTTTGCCAATCCTCAAATGGTTTTGGTGGATCCCGAGTATTTAGAGACTGTTACAGCGCGTGAAATTAGATCTGGAACAGCAGAAATAATTAAGTATGGCATTACGTATGACCAAAACTTATACCAACAAATAAAGAAGAACAACAAACTCAATATTACTAAATTAATTCACAAATCTATTGAGATAAAAAATGAGGTTGTTTTACAGGATCCTAAAGAAAAGCACCTTCGAAAGATTTTAAATTTTGGACATACCATCGGCCATGCTGTTGAGTCTTATTTTTTAGAATCTCAGGAGAAAGAAAATTTAACCCATGGTGAAGCCATTGCAATAGGAATGGTTTGTGAGACTTACATCTCTAGTGTCTTGTTTGATTTTCCTAAGTCAGAGCTCCAAGAGTTTAAAGAAATGATTCTTTCTATTTATGGAAAAATACCTATTGACACCCGTGAATACAGCGCTATTATGGATCTGTTAAAGCACGACAAAAAAAACAACGGAGGTCAGGTAAATTTTGTACTCTTAAATGATATAGAAAAATACGAAATTGACTGTAAAGTTCCTGAAGATTTAATCATTGCGAGTCTAAATTATTACAGGTCTTAA
- the bshA gene encoding N-acetyl-alpha-D-glucosaminyl L-malate synthase BshA, giving the protein MRIGIVCYPTFGGSGVVATELGMALADNGHEVHFITYNQPVRLDFISHNLHFHEVIMEEYPLFQYQPYELALSTRMVEVVEKHQLEILHVHYAIPHAYAAYMAKQMLKEKGIDIKVVTTLHGTDITLVGSHPSYKTAVAFSINHSDVVTAVSKSLKEDTLRLFHITNEIKVVHNFIDIDKYLKESHGECQRIALAEPEERILTHVSNFRPVKRTQDVIKIFERVQKTVPSKLLMVGDGPEKRNAELLAKKLGIYDKVIFLGNSNEVAKILCYTDVFILPSETESFGLAALEAMAAETPVISTNSGGLPEVNVHGVTGFLSPIGDIEDMANNTLTILKNDETLERFKSNAKNHAKKFSLKNILPIYEEIYESLRVKV; this is encoded by the coding sequence ATGAGAATAGGTATCGTATGTTATCCAACCTTTGGTGGGAGTGGGGTTGTTGCAACAGAATTAGGAATGGCCTTGGCTGACAATGGTCATGAAGTACATTTTATCACCTACAACCAACCTGTTCGCCTGGATTTTATTTCTCATAATTTGCACTTTCATGAAGTGATCATGGAAGAATATCCACTGTTTCAGTACCAGCCCTATGAGCTGGCCTTGTCAACTAGGATGGTAGAGGTGGTAGAAAAGCATCAATTAGAGATCTTGCATGTGCATTACGCCATTCCACATGCTTATGCGGCTTATATGGCCAAGCAAATGCTTAAAGAAAAAGGCATAGATATTAAGGTGGTGACCACCTTGCACGGAACTGATATTACCTTAGTTGGAAGTCATCCAAGTTATAAGACAGCCGTAGCGTTTAGCATTAACCACTCAGATGTAGTTACCGCAGTTTCTAAAAGTTTAAAAGAAGACACCCTGCGCTTGTTTCATATTACCAATGAAATTAAAGTAGTTCACAACTTTATTGATATAGATAAGTACCTTAAAGAGAGCCATGGTGAATGTCAAAGAATCGCATTGGCTGAGCCTGAAGAACGCATTTTAACACATGTGAGTAATTTTAGACCCGTAAAAAGAACACAAGATGTGATTAAAATTTTTGAGCGGGTTCAAAAAACAGTCCCTTCAAAATTATTAATGGTCGGAGATGGACCTGAAAAAAGAAATGCAGAATTGTTGGCAAAGAAATTGGGTATTTATGACAAAGTTATTTTCTTAGGGAACAGCAATGAAGTTGCAAAAATACTCTGCTATACAGATGTCTTTATTTTACCTTCTGAAACAGAGAGTTTTGGATTGGCAGCTTTAGAGGCTATGGCAGCAGAAACCCCTGTAATATCAACAAATTCAGGAGGGCTTCCAGAGGTTAATGTTCATGGAGTTACCGGATTTTTAAGCCCTATAGGTGATATTGAAGACATGGCTAATAATACCTTAACCATCCTTAAAAATGATGAAACTCTAGAGCGTTTTAAAAGCAATGCAAAGAATCACGCTAAGAAATTCTCACTAAAGAATATCTTACCGATTTATGAAGAAATCTACGAATCGCTAAGAGTAAAAGTTTAA
- a CDS encoding transketolase, protein MSTTIERLEIFTQQVRRDILRMVHAVNSGHPGGSLGCAEFITALYQEIMEYSTEFTMDGKNEDLFFLSNGHISPVFYSVLAHTGFFPVEELASFRKLNSRLQGHPTTHEGLEGIRIASGSLGQGMSVGIGAAEAKKLNKDSHLVYTLHGDGELQEGQIWESAMYASAKKIDNLISTVDLNGKQIDGATDDVLPMGSIRAKFEAFGWDVLDIKEGNSMKAILEGMADAKSRTGKGKPVCVLLHTEMGNGVDFMMHTHAWHGKAPNDEQLESALAQNPETLGDY, encoded by the coding sequence ATGTCTACAACTATAGAACGATTAGAGATTTTTACCCAACAAGTACGAAGAGATATTTTACGCATGGTACACGCTGTTAATTCAGGGCATCCAGGTGGGTCTTTAGGCTGTGCAGAATTTATTACTGCATTGTATCAAGAAATTATGGAATACTCTACTGAGTTTACCATGGATGGTAAAAATGAAGACTTGTTCTTTTTATCAAATGGTCATATTTCTCCAGTTTTTTATAGTGTTTTAGCACATACGGGCTTTTTCCCAGTAGAAGAGCTTGCTAGTTTTAGAAAATTAAACTCTCGTTTGCAAGGACATCCAACCACCCATGAAGGTCTAGAAGGAATTAGAATTGCATCTGGTTCTTTAGGACAAGGAATGAGTGTTGGAATCGGGGCTGCAGAAGCAAAAAAATTAAATAAGGATAGCCACTTGGTTTATACCTTACACGGTGATGGTGAATTGCAAGAAGGTCAAATTTGGGAATCTGCCATGTACGCATCAGCAAAAAAGATTGACAATTTAATCTCAACTGTAGATTTAAACGGTAAGCAAATTGATGGAGCAACTGATGATGTATTGCCAATGGGAAGCATTAGAGCTAAATTTGAGGCTTTTGGTTGGGATGTTTTAGATATTAAAGAAGGGAATTCTATGAAAGCGATACTAGAGGGTATGGCTGATGCAAAATCTAGAACCGGAAAAGGCAAGCCAGTTTGTGTTTTATTACACACAGAAATGGGGAACGGTGTAGACTTTATGATGCACACACATGCTTGGCATGGTAAAGCGCCTAACGATGAGCAATTAGAATCAGCGTTGGCTCAAAACCCAGAAACTTTAGGAGATTACTAA